A stretch of DNA from Aliidongia dinghuensis:
TGTGATGGCCGAAGTGAACGCCAGCCTCGAGCAGCTGACGCATGGTGAAGCTCGGAATCGTCATGGTGTCGTTCAGACCCTTGTTTTCCGGTTGAGCCACCGCGGGAGAACCCCATCAAGGGGACCGGAGCCAGCGCGACCGGACTCTTGGATCCGGCCACGGGCAAACCCGCGTGAGTTTTTGCGACAATCGCGGCCGAGGTGATAGGCCGGAGCGCCCGATTTTGCAAGGGAAACCCGGCGGCGTTTTCTTTAGGCAGCCTTGCATCAAAGGAATTGGCCGCCCGCCACCTGCGAGTGCCGGCTCAGTCGAGCTTTATGCCCTTCGGCACCGCCGGCATGCCGGACGACGGCGGCAGGTCGAGCAGCTTCACCACGACGTCGCGGCTGCCGGCATTGGCGAAGCGCAGCGTCACCGGGAAACTATCGCCCGTCTTCAGCTTCTGCTTGACGCCGCGCAGGATCAGGTGCGCCGCACCCGGCTGCAGCACGGTCGGCGCATGGGAATCGAGCTCGAGCGCCAGCACAGGCTCGAGGCTCTCGCCCCTGCCCTTGCTCCTGGGCATGAGATCGAGGATGTCGATCTTGTCCGCAATCGGCGACGCGGCACCGATCAGCACGTCGCGCGCGTCCTT
This window harbors:
- a CDS encoding copper chaperone PCu(A)C, encoding MAGFLLRALCRCVPVVFLVWSACAAAAAEPVSVDGAWAHRSTRAHVVFVYLSISLAKDARDVLIGAASPIADKIDILDLMPRSKGRGESLEPVLALELDSHAPTVLQPGAAHLILRGVKQKLKTGDSFPVTLRFANAGSRDVVVKLLDLPPSSGMPAVPKGIKLD